In a genomic window of Amphiprion ocellaris isolate individual 3 ecotype Okinawa chromosome 11, ASM2253959v1, whole genome shotgun sequence:
- the LOC111577017 gene encoding uncharacterized protein LOC111577017 has protein sequence MHSADPAAWFHLLCSSISCTPDPALTRPPPSLPHLGPAAYSWIPYLSWRVSAWRVPPSALENTPPVAPPGTRLSCPLSAANLPPPWRMPTGPPVPSTVTLPV, from the exons atGCA CTCCGCTGACCCAGCTGCCTGGTTCCACCTGCTCTGTTCCTCCATCTCCTGCACTCCGgatccagccctgaccagacctcccccctccctccctcaccttgGACCTGCTGCCTACTCCTGGATCCCCTACTTGTCGTGGAGGGTCTCTGCCTGGCGTGTGCCCCCCTCGGctctggaaaacaccccgcctgTCGCCCCCCCTGGAACGAGGCTCTCCTGCCCGCTCTCCGCCGCCAACCTACCCCCACCATGGAGGATGCCAACCGGGCCGCCGGTTCCTAGTACGGTCACCCTCCCCGTTTAG